AAAATTAATATTACCGGTACTGTATCCCCCTGCTTCCAGTACTTCATATAAGGTCTGAGTCTCTTTACTGAGATGCTCTTCATTCAGTCTGAGCAACAGGTTGCGCAGGACTTTCTCCAGGCCTATTTTTAAAACACTTTGCCAGGTTGCTCCATAATCTACAATCTTGCCAATCTCCTCATTATACCAAATGAAGCCGGGAACCCGGTGCTGATCCGGCCAGGTTCCAGTGATCATAGAGCTCATGGCCACGGGAGTCATGGTTGGAAATGAAGAGATAACACGATCAATGTAAGTTCCGTACTTAAGCAAAAAACGAAAAGCGGGAGCATTCCCTTCCGAAAGAATCCTCCCCAGCACAGCGGGATGAAGGGAGTCTACCACAAATAAGATTACCTTTTTCATGATCGACTCCCTTCCATATTTTATAATAATTAAGTATAACAAATTCATCACGATCTTGTCACGACTTATCTGCTAATTCGTAGCGAACAGAGGGGACGGTTCTTCTGTCTGGTTAACCAGACAAGGGAACCGTCCCCTCTGTCTTGGTTAGATCTTTCGGCTGCCTGGTTTAATGGCCGGGATTCCCTGGGCGCAAAGGGGGCAGTCCTGAACTTCAAAAGCTTTAATGTTTAACTGGATGATGGAGCACTGGGGCAATCCGAAATCAACAGTTCCTCCGGAGCGGTCCACCAGCACTCCGACTCCGACGGCGACAGCTCCAAATTCCTGAACCACATTCAGGACTTCACGAACAGATCCTCCTGTTGTGATCACATCCTCCACCACCAGAACCCGTTCCTGGGGAGAAATGGCAAAGCCCCTGCGCAGGCGCATGATACCGTTTTCCCGTTCTGTAAATAATGCCCTGACTCCTAAGGCCTTAGCCACTTCATGGGCCACCAAAATTCCCCCGGTAGCCGGTCCGATGACGGTTTCAACCCCCATCTCTTTAAATTGAGAAGCCAGTCCCTCAGCCAATAAGGCTGCCCGCTCCGGGTATTGGAGTACTTGGGCGCACTGCATGTACTGAGCACTGTGTTTTCCGGAGGTTAAGAGAAAATGCCCCTCCAGCAGAGCTTTACTTTCTTTAAATACTTCCAGGTACTCTTCAGGCGTAAGGGGCATCTTAGGGGCGTTTGGTATATTAGCCATGATTTATCCATCTCTCCTTTTATTGCCAAAAATCGTTAATCCCAAAGCTGTTCCAGAGCTTGCCGGGGATTCTCCGCACGAGTAATAGGCCGCCCCACGACAAGGTAGGAACTGCCTGCTGCCAGGGCCGCCTGGGGCGTGAGAACCCTGGCCTGGTCCTGAGCCGCACTCCAGGCCGGACGAATCCCCGGTGTTACAATCAGAAAATCCGCCGCTGTGTTTTTGCGAATCTCCCCTGCCTCTTGAGCCGAAGCCACCACTCCGTCCAGCCCTGCTTTTTCTGCAAGTTTTGCCAGTTGGACCACATGCTCCTTAAGGTCTCTCTGGACTCCTATCTCTTCCTTAAACTGAATTTCTGACATACTGGTGAGGACGGTAACACCGATGACTTTAGGAGTGGTTCCAAGTTTACTACCTTCTTCCCGCACTGCAGCGGCGGCTCTGGCCATCATCTCATACCCGCCGCTGCAGTGAACATTGATAATATCCGCGCCCCCTTGTACAAATCCACGTATCGCCCGTTCCACCGTCGTAGGAATGTCGTGGAGTTTCAAATCTAAAAAAACAGGAAAGCCTAAAGCCTTTAATTCCTGGATAATCTGCGGCCCGGCGTAGGCGTACAACTCTAATCCTACCTTCAGCCAACAGCCGCTCCCGCGCAGAGCCTCTCCTAAGGCTAAAGCCTCCTCTCGCCCGGGAACATCCAAGGCTACCATAACACGCTGATTATTGACTGTGACAGCCAAAGCTTACCCCTCCTATCCATGGTCCGTTGACCTGCCCTTTGTATTTGCCTGCCTATACTTTGAATTATGAATGAGCCAATCCTACTAAATCACCCACCGACGCAACTCCTCGCTGCCGGCAATAATCTGTGATTCCCCGCAGGATTTCCAGAGGTGCCTGAGGATTAACAAAATTCCCGGTACCAATACTGACAGCCGTTGCTCCTGCCAGCAGAAACTCTACGGCATCCTGCCAGGTAACAATCCCACCCATACCGATGATAGGCAAATCCACGGCGGCAAAGACTTGCCAAACCATGCGCAGTGCAACTGGCTTGATAGCCGGTCCGGATAGCCCGCCAAAGGTGTTGGCTAAAACCGGGCGCTGTTGGTGAATATCGATCTGCATTCCCAACAAAGTGTTGATCAGAGATAAGACATCTGCTCCCCCCCGCTGAGCCGCTCGGGCCATTGCCACGATATCCGTAACGTTGGGAGAGAGCTTAGCGATGACCGGCAGGTCCGTGGCTGCCTTCACTGCTGAGATCACCTCTTCCGCGCTCCCTGGATCTGTTCCGAAATGCATTCCTCCGTGTTTGACATTGGGACAGGAAATATTGACTTCCAGAGCAGCTAATCCGGAATCTTTTTGCAAAGCCTGGGCCAGCTGAACATAATCTTCCAGGGAAAAGCCGGAAATATTAGCGATAACCTCCGTAGGCAATTGCCGGACCTTGGGCAGGTAGGTTTTAAGGAACTCCTCCAGCCCCGGATTTTCCAAACCCACAGAGTTTAAGAGACCGGCGGGAGTTTCAGCTAAGCGGGGAACCGGATTCCCTAGACGAGGCAGCGGCGTGATTCCCTTTAAGGTGATTCCCCCTAAACTGTCCACCGGACAGTAGGGAGCATACTCTTCCCCAAAGCCATAGGTCCCTGAACAAGTGACAATGGGATTTCTCAAGGTTATACCTGCCAGCTGGGTGGTTAAATCAACAGGATTCATCCCAGACCACCTCCTTGCCCTGAAACACCGGTCCGTCCTGACAGACTTTCTTATGGACCTTAGCCCCCGTCTCGTCGATTAAAGCCACGGCGCAGCCTAAACAAGCTCCCACAGCGCAGCCCATTCGTTCTTCCAAAGAAACCTGAACCGGTACTTGCCGAGCCAGACACAATTCCGTGACGGCCTGCATCATCTTCTTAGGACCACAGGTGGCCGCACTGATAATATTCCCTCTTATCTCCTGCTTCTCAAGCAGGTTCCCCACAGGTTCCGTCACCAGACCTTTATGTCCCAGGCTTCCATCCAGGGTACTGAGCTCAATGGGGATTCCCAAGGCCTGCCAGGAAGTGAGACCGGCACTCTCTAAGAAAGGCCGGTTCTCTGCTCCCCAAAACAAACGCACCTGCAATCCTTGGGCCATTGCTTTTTGAGCTAAGGGATAGAGGGGAAAGATTCCGATTCCTCCGGCGATGAGCCATAATTCTCCTTCCGCAGGCAAAGAAAACCCGCAACCTAAGGGACCCATCATACTTAACCTGTCCCCCACCTGAGCTCGGGCCAGAATCTCTGTGCCCCGGCCCTGAATCCGATAAAGCAGGGTTATCTCTTCTTTCTCAGAAGAGATCCCGGCTAAGCTGATAGGCCGCCTCAACAAGGGGTCAAAGGAGGGTACAGCGGAATCCTTAACTTGAACGGCTGTAAATTGCCCTGCTTCAGCCTTGCTGGCTATAGGGCTTTTCAGCACTAATTTCCTCAGTTTTTGCTCCTCATCTCCTAACGGTTCATGGAGGATTACTTGTCCTTCCGTAAGCATGGCACCCTCTCCCTCATTTCGTGGTTAGATTTTCGCAGTTCGTAGTTCGACATTATAACTAGATTCAACATCGTTATTCTCGGCGCATAGCTTACAATGGCAGCAGACCCGGAGAAATGCTTTCCAATACCTGGAGCAGCGCTGCAGCGGTATCCAGGCTGGTAAAGCAGGGAATTCCGTGTTCAACAGCTGCTCTGCGAATAGCAAAGCCATCGCTTTCCTGAATTCGTCCATGAGTTGTAGTATTAATGACATGCTGGATTTGCTGTTGACGAATACCATCAATAATTTCGTTGGAACCGTCATGGAGCTTAGCTATGGATTGGACTCTTAGTCCTTCCTTACGCAGGTAGCGAGCGGTCCCTTCTGTAGCCAGGATGCGGAAGCCCAGTTCGGCAAAACGCCGGGCCAGAGCCGCTCCTTCCGCCTTATCCCGATCGGCCAGGGTTACTAAAACAGAGCCGTAGGTGGTGAAGGACATCCCGGCACCCAGCAAAGCCTTATAAAGGGCTTTCTCATAAGTTCTGTCCATACCCATAACTTCACCTGTGGATTTCATTTCCGGCCCTAATGAGGGTTCAACCCGCTGCAGCTTAGAGAAGGAAAACACCGGTGCTTTGACGGCAACCCGATCGGAAACAGGCCAAAGCCCGCGGGGGATTCCTATCTCTTCCCATTTCCGGCCTAAGATCACTTGGGTTGCCCAATCAACAATGGGAACCCCGGTAATTTTGCTGAGAAACGGTACTGTCCGGCTGGACCGAGGGTTAACCTCCAACACATATAACTCTTCCTGATAAATGACATATTGGATGTTCAATAATCCTTTAATATCTAAAGACCGGGCCAAGGACTCCGTTAAAGCAATGATGCGTTCCTGCATAGAGGAATCTAAGGTTTGGGGAGGATAGACGGCGATAGAATCTCCGGAGTGGACACCTGCCCGTTCTAAATGTTCCATAATTCCGGGGATAAAGACGTTCTCTCCATCGGAGATGGCGTCAACTTCCACCTCTTTGCCCAGGAGATACTGATCCATCCAGATTTCTTGATCCGAGGAAGCCGAAAGGGCACGTTTGCTGACAACCTCCAACTCCTTTTCCCCATAAACAATGTCCATGGCCCGCCCTCCCAATACGTAAGAAGGACGCACCACCAAGGGGAAGCCAATTTCCCGGGAGACTTGCCGGACCTGCTCCATATTAGTTGCTCCGCCTCCCCGGGGCCGTTTGGCGCTTAGTTCCTGGAGTACACGGTCAAAGGTTCCCCTCTCCTCCGCCCGGTCAATATTTTCCACGGTGGTTCCCAGAATCCGGTAGCCACGCCGAGCCAAACCGCTGGCCAAACCGATGGCGGTCTGCCCTCCGAATTGGACGACCACTCCGTCAGGCTGTTCCTTATCTAGAATCGCCGAGACATCCTCTAAGGTTAAGGGCTCAAAGTATAAGCGATCGGCGGTGTCAAAGTCCGTAGAAACCGTCTCAGGATTGTTATTAATAATAATACTTTCATAGCCTGCTTTGCGCAAAGCCAGGACAGCATGGACGGAGCAATAGTCAAATTCTATACCTTGCCCGATGCGGATGGAACCGGAACCCAATACCACCACTTTAGGCCCTCTATGAACTTCCCCCTCATCCTCTACATCATAACTGGAATAGAAGTAAGGAGTTGTGGCTTCAAACTCCCCGGCACAGGTATCCACCATTTTGAAAACCGGGTAAATGCCTTGCTCTCCTCGATACCGGTAAACCTCATCCTCACTGCTCTTCCAGAGAAAAGCAATCTCCTGATCAGAGAATCCCAAGCGTTTGGCGCGCAGCAAGGCCTGCATATTCCAGGGAGCTCCTGCCAAAACCTCCGTCTCATCTACCAGTTTTTCGAGAATCTGCAAATAATAGCGATTCCAGCCCGTTGTTTGAACCAGCCAGTCCACCGTCCTGCCCCGTCTTAAGCACTCGGCAAAAACGAAGAGCTGGCGGTCATCCGGCTCCCGGCAGGCCGTCTCAAGTTCTGCATCGGATAATTCCTCAAGTTCCGGCAAACGTACTCCATAGACTTTTATGTCCAGGGAGCGAATCGCTTTCAAGAGGGCGGTTTCCAGGTTGCGTCCGATTCCCATGACTTCTCCCGTTGCTTTCATCCGAGTGCCTAAATGGCGATCAGCATCCGTAAACTTATCAAAGGGCCAGCGGGGGAATTTAACCACAACATAATCCAAAGCCGGTTCAAAACAAGCCGAAGTCTTGCCCGTTACCGCGTTTTTCAGCTCTGTGAGAGCATAGCCTAAGGCAATTTTTGCGGCAACCTTGGCAATAGGATAGCCTGTAGCTTTGGAAGCCAAGGCGCTGGAACGGCTTAACCTGGGGTTTACCTCAATGACCACGTATTCCATTTTGGAGGGATGCAAAGCAAACTGAACATTGCATCCTCCTTCAATGCCTAAACCATTAACAATGTGCAGAGAAGCACTGCGCAGGATTTGGACTTCCCGGTCCGTTAATGTCTGGCAAGGCGCCACCACAATGCTGTCCCCCGTATGTACCCCTACAGGGTCCATGTTTTCCATATGACAAATAGTAATGCAGTTGCCTGCACTGTCCCTTAAAACCTCAAATTCCACTTCCTTCCATCCGGCCACACTTCTCTCCACTAAGATCTGATCAATTAGACTGGCCTGCAAGCCGCTTTTAGCAATCTCCTCCAGCTCCGCCGGATTATGAGCGATGCCGCCTCCCGTACCGCCTAAGGTAAAGGCTGGACGTACAATGAGAGGGTATCCCGTTTCACCGGCAAATATGAGAGCGTCTTCAACTAAAGAGACAATTTTACTCTCGGGAATAGGCTCCCCCAGCTCTTTCATCAAGGCCCGAAAACTTTCCCGATCTTCAGCCTGATCAATGCTCTGCAGGGAAGTTCCCATTAAGGTCACTTCACAGCGTTCCAAAACCCCTCGTTTGGCCAGCTGATAAGCCAGGTTCAGGCCTGTCTGCCCGCCCATGGTGGGTATCAGCCCATCCGGCCTCTCCCGTTCAATAATCCGTTCCACGGATTCCACAGTCAAAGGCTCTATATAAACCCGGTCCGCCGTTTCCCGGTCTGTCATAATAGTGGCAGGGTTGGAATTAATGAGAATGACCTCCACCCCTTCTTCCCGCAAGGCACGGCAGGCCTGAGTGCCCGCGTAGTCAAACTCGGCAGCTTGCCCAATCACGATGGGGCCGGATCCAATGACCAGAACTTTTTTCCATTCTTGC
This Desulfosporosinus orientis DSM 765 DNA region includes the following protein-coding sequences:
- the carB gene encoding carbamoyl-phosphate synthase large subunit; this encodes MPKQEWKKVLVIGSGPIVIGQAAEFDYAGTQACRALREEGVEVILINSNPATIMTDRETADRVYIEPLTVESVERIIERERPDGLIPTMGGQTGLNLAYQLAKRGVLERCEVTLMGTSLQSIDQAEDRESFRALMKELGEPIPESKIVSLVEDALIFAGETGYPLIVRPAFTLGGTGGGIAHNPAELEEIAKSGLQASLIDQILVERSVAGWKEVEFEVLRDSAGNCITICHMENMDPVGVHTGDSIVVAPCQTLTDREVQILRSASLHIVNGLGIEGGCNVQFALHPSKMEYVVIEVNPRLSRSSALASKATGYPIAKVAAKIALGYALTELKNAVTGKTSACFEPALDYVVVKFPRWPFDKFTDADRHLGTRMKATGEVMGIGRNLETALLKAIRSLDIKVYGVRLPELEELSDAELETACREPDDRQLFVFAECLRRGRTVDWLVQTTGWNRYYLQILEKLVDETEVLAGAPWNMQALLRAKRLGFSDQEIAFLWKSSEDEVYRYRGEQGIYPVFKMVDTCAGEFEATTPYFYSSYDVEDEGEVHRGPKVVVLGSGSIRIGQGIEFDYCSVHAVLALRKAGYESIIINNNPETVSTDFDTADRLYFEPLTLEDVSAILDKEQPDGVVVQFGGQTAIGLASGLARRGYRILGTTVENIDRAEERGTFDRVLQELSAKRPRGGGATNMEQVRQVSREIGFPLVVRPSYVLGGRAMDIVYGEKELEVVSKRALSASSDQEIWMDQYLLGKEVEVDAISDGENVFIPGIMEHLERAGVHSGDSIAVYPPQTLDSSMQERIIALTESLARSLDIKGLLNIQYVIYQEELYVLEVNPRSSRTVPFLSKITGVPIVDWATQVILGRKWEEIGIPRGLWPVSDRVAVKAPVFSFSKLQRVEPSLGPEMKSTGEVMGMDRTYEKALYKALLGAGMSFTTYGSVLVTLADRDKAEGAALARRFAELGFRILATEGTARYLRKEGLRVQSIAKLHDGSNEIIDGIRQQQIQHVINTTTHGRIQESDGFAIRRAAVEHGIPCFTSLDTAAALLQVLESISPGLLPL
- the pyrF gene encoding orotidine-5'-phosphate decarboxylase; translation: MAVTVNNQRVMVALDVPGREEALALGEALRGSGCWLKVGLELYAYAGPQIIQELKALGFPVFLDLKLHDIPTTVERAIRGFVQGGADIINVHCSGGYEMMARAAAAVREEGSKLGTTPKVIGVTVLTSMSEIQFKEEIGVQRDLKEHVVQLAKLAEKAGLDGVVASAQEAGEIRKNTAADFLIVTPGIRPAWSAAQDQARVLTPQAALAAGSSYLVVGRPITRAENPRQALEQLWD
- the pyrE gene encoding orotate phosphoribosyltransferase — its product is MANIPNAPKMPLTPEEYLEVFKESKALLEGHFLLTSGKHSAQYMQCAQVLQYPERAALLAEGLASQFKEMGVETVIGPATGGILVAHEVAKALGVRALFTERENGIMRLRRGFAISPQERVLVVEDVITTGGSVREVLNVVQEFGAVAVGVGVLVDRSGGTVDFGLPQCSIIQLNIKAFEVQDCPLCAQGIPAIKPGSRKI
- a CDS encoding dihydroorotate dehydrogenase; this translates as MNPVDLTTQLAGITLRNPIVTCSGTYGFGEEYAPYCPVDSLGGITLKGITPLPRLGNPVPRLAETPAGLLNSVGLENPGLEEFLKTYLPKVRQLPTEVIANISGFSLEDYVQLAQALQKDSGLAALEVNISCPNVKHGGMHFGTDPGSAEEVISAVKAATDLPVIAKLSPNVTDIVAMARAAQRGGADVLSLINTLLGMQIDIHQQRPVLANTFGGLSGPAIKPVALRMVWQVFAAVDLPIIGMGGIVTWQDAVEFLLAGATAVSIGTGNFVNPQAPLEILRGITDYCRQRGVASVGDLVGLAHS
- a CDS encoding dihydroorotate dehydrogenase electron transfer subunit, translated to MLTEGQVILHEPLGDEEQKLRKLVLKSPIASKAEAGQFTAVQVKDSAVPSFDPLLRRPISLAGISSEKEEITLLYRIQGRGTEILARAQVGDRLSMMGPLGCGFSLPAEGELWLIAGGIGIFPLYPLAQKAMAQGLQVRLFWGAENRPFLESAGLTSWQALGIPIELSTLDGSLGHKGLVTEPVGNLLEKQEIRGNIISAATCGPKKMMQAVTELCLARQVPVQVSLEERMGCAVGACLGCAVALIDETGAKVHKKVCQDGPVFQGKEVVWDESC